One stretch of Candidatus Baltobacteraceae bacterium DNA includes these proteins:
- the hpt gene encoding hypoxanthine phosphoribosyltransferase produces MIFTADEIAAAIDRMAHDVARDYADESLLLIAILKGAMFVVTDLARALSRIEPGPRCTLDFMAVSSYGNNTRSSGEVRLLKDTSESVEGRNILIVEDIVDNGLTLHYLQGLLKSRAPKSLRTAVLLDKPYRRTADVRLDYVGLVSPDAFVVGYGLDYQEKYRTLPFVANLILPPGEPVP; encoded by the coding sequence ATGATTTTCACGGCAGATGAAATTGCTGCCGCGATCGATCGAATGGCGCACGATGTTGCGCGCGATTACGCCGACGAGTCGCTCCTTCTCATCGCGATTCTCAAAGGCGCGATGTTCGTCGTAACCGACCTTGCGCGAGCACTCTCGCGGATCGAGCCGGGTCCGCGTTGCACGCTCGACTTCATGGCCGTCTCGAGTTACGGAAACAATACACGCAGCTCGGGCGAGGTTCGCTTGCTCAAGGACACGAGCGAGAGCGTCGAGGGTCGCAATATCCTGATCGTCGAGGATATCGTCGACAATGGTCTCACGCTGCACTATCTGCAGGGGCTTCTGAAGAGCCGAGCGCCGAAGAGCCTCCGCACGGCGGTTCTCCTGGACAAGCCGTACCGCCGCACCGCGGATGTGAGGCTCGATTACGTAGGCCTCGTCTCGCCTGACGCCTTTGTCGTAGGGTACGGTTTGGATTATCAGGAAAAGTACCGGACTTTGCCCTTTGTGGCGAATTTAATTCTCCCGCCTGGGGAACCCGTTCCTTAG
- the ftsH gene encoding ATP-dependent zinc metalloprotease FtsH, whose product MGKHARAILLILAIFVFVIFVVEKVLSPTQTTRIAYSQFYTYIQQGKVSKVTLSGHDVTGEYRDSGAKFQVTTPGESDYLPELRKHGVEINVDQQNTTPIIGWILQLVPFVLMGLLLIFILRQAQSGGSQALSFGRSRAKLLSENRPKVTFNDVAGIEEAKQELAEVVEFLKYPKKFQALGARIPKGVLLLGPPGSGKTLLARAIAGEAGVPFFSISGSDFVEMFVGVGASRVRDLFEQAKKSAPCIVFIDEIDAVGRQRGAGLGGGHDEREQTLNQLLVEMDGFDPNTGVILIAATNRPDVLDPALLRPGRFDRQIVVDRADVRGRAQILAVHARNKPLSKEISLETLAKRTPGFSGADLENLLNEAALLAARQNKSVIEMADCEEAIDRVIAGPERRSRIISQKEKEIVAYHESGHAIVGGMLPNANPVHKVTIISRGMALGVTMQLPTEDRYLMTRAEIIDQITGLLGGRVSEELQFKEVTTGASNDFEKATELARRMVTQYGMSTQLGTVQYGRGNHQVFLGRDLGEDRNYSEEIASKIDGEVRQIIDDCYQIARGILDANWAKVQRMVESLLEHETVEADEVQAILSESPYPRPVESPEPPAELPAAAAVPVEPDPVTDKPKRLPPNISPEPA is encoded by the coding sequence ATGGGAAAACACGCTAGAGCCATACTGCTGATCCTGGCGATCTTCGTCTTCGTCATCTTTGTTGTCGAGAAAGTACTCTCGCCGACGCAAACGACGAGGATCGCCTATTCACAGTTCTACACCTATATTCAGCAGGGCAAAGTCTCGAAAGTTACCCTGTCCGGGCATGATGTGACCGGTGAGTACCGCGACAGCGGTGCCAAGTTCCAAGTTACGACTCCCGGCGAATCGGATTACTTGCCCGAGCTTCGCAAACACGGCGTCGAGATAAACGTGGACCAGCAGAACACAACTCCGATCATCGGTTGGATTCTGCAACTCGTTCCGTTCGTATTGATGGGACTGTTGCTGATCTTTATTTTGCGTCAGGCGCAGAGCGGCGGAAGCCAAGCGCTTTCGTTTGGGCGTTCGCGCGCGAAGCTTCTTTCTGAAAATCGTCCGAAGGTGACGTTCAATGACGTCGCCGGCATCGAAGAAGCAAAACAAGAGCTTGCGGAAGTCGTCGAGTTCCTCAAATATCCGAAGAAGTTCCAAGCGCTCGGCGCGCGGATTCCCAAGGGCGTTCTGCTCTTAGGGCCGCCCGGTTCCGGCAAGACGTTGCTCGCACGCGCGATTGCGGGCGAGGCGGGCGTTCCTTTCTTCTCGATCTCGGGCTCCGATTTTGTCGAGATGTTCGTCGGCGTCGGTGCATCGCGTGTCCGCGATCTCTTCGAACAAGCCAAGAAGAGCGCGCCCTGTATCGTCTTCATCGACGAAATCGACGCGGTCGGTCGCCAACGCGGTGCCGGGTTGGGCGGCGGACACGATGAGCGCGAGCAAACGCTGAACCAACTGCTCGTCGAGATGGACGGCTTCGATCCCAACACCGGCGTCATTCTGATCGCCGCAACGAACCGCCCGGACGTCCTCGATCCCGCACTGCTGCGTCCCGGACGCTTCGACCGTCAGATCGTCGTCGATCGCGCCGACGTCAGGGGTCGCGCGCAGATCCTCGCGGTTCATGCCCGAAATAAACCGCTTTCGAAGGAAATCTCGCTCGAAACGCTCGCCAAAAGGACACCCGGATTCTCGGGCGCCGATCTCGAGAATTTGCTGAACGAAGCCGCGCTGCTCGCAGCACGCCAGAACAAGTCGGTCATCGAAATGGCCGACTGTGAAGAAGCGATTGACCGCGTCATCGCGGGACCGGAACGCCGCTCGCGCATCATCTCGCAAAAAGAAAAAGAAATCGTTGCGTATCACGAGTCGGGCCACGCAATCGTCGGCGGAATGCTGCCGAACGCCAATCCCGTCCACAAAGTGACGATAATCTCGCGCGGCATGGCGCTCGGCGTAACGATGCAACTGCCGACCGAAGACCGCTACCTGATGACGCGGGCTGAAATCATCGATCAGATCACGGGACTTTTGGGCGGACGCGTCTCCGAAGAGCTACAATTCAAAGAAGTCACGACCGGTGCAAGCAACGATTTCGAAAAGGCCACGGAGTTGGCGCGCCGCATGGTGACGCAGTACGGTATGTCGACCCAGCTCGGAACCGTGCAGTACGGTCGCGGAAATCATCAAGTGTTCTTGGGCCGGGATCTCGGCGAAGACCGCAATTATTCGGAAGAGATTGCGAGCAAGATCGACGGCGAGGTTCGTCAGATCATCGACGATTGTTATCAGATCGCACGCGGCATCTTGGACGCCAATTGGGCCAAAGTGCAGCGCATGGTCGAGTCGCTCTTGGAGCACGAGACGGTCGAGGCCGACGAGGTCCAAGCCATCCTCTCAGAGTCACCCTATCCGCGCCCGGTAGAATCGCCCGAGCCGCCCGCCGAGCTGCCTGCCGCAGCCGCTGTCCCGGTCGAGCCCGACCCCGTCACGGACAAACCCAAGCGTCTGCCGCCAAACATCTCGCCCGAGCCGGCCTAA
- a CDS encoding insulinase family protein → MVRAGGLGAVALAAVFLFGAALGPSATTTKLPSGVTSIVRPLSGSPVAAIELWFRAPSIGFDSAPKPGLANLAALTVAASAPLTGTPLATLVAEVGGRFSVNVYPETIEIAALVPATEAARVLRTMSGVYFTPVLNDDGRTKALAEVRTDTRLRDITQPSETLREALFSALFKSGPDHYSPVDSSSIMSLTLDDLRTFATRAFRASNATVVLTGDVNQQLAEDAVIGRTDTSAPEPTANFSSIVSQTPQSVTRTGPVPGFGFAWSGPPIKDERAATALDFLADYLFDPDSGVVSRQLDDIDASIDAQYVTYYDPGVFYVEATGGQATAARARVEAALAAMRKPLDRQTFEVARRLFEYHVMSDVATPLSLADNFGWYALEGNAAYAPGADLDAGRYFASIRALTPEIVAETVTKYLSASPPATAELEVRAK, encoded by the coding sequence ATGGTGCGCGCGGGCGGCCTGGGGGCCGTCGCACTCGCGGCGGTGTTTCTCTTTGGCGCCGCACTCGGGCCGTCTGCGACGACGACGAAGCTGCCGAGTGGCGTTACGAGCATCGTGCGCCCGCTGAGCGGTTCGCCCGTTGCCGCGATCGAGCTGTGGTTCCGCGCGCCCTCGATCGGATTTGACTCCGCGCCGAAGCCGGGACTGGCGAATCTCGCGGCGCTGACCGTCGCGGCTTCAGCCCCGCTGACCGGGACGCCGCTGGCGACCCTGGTCGCAGAAGTCGGCGGCCGCTTCAGCGTCAATGTCTATCCGGAAACGATCGAAATTGCAGCGCTCGTCCCAGCCACCGAAGCAGCTCGCGTCCTCCGAACGATGAGCGGCGTCTACTTCACCCCCGTTCTCAACGACGATGGACGCACGAAGGCGCTTGCCGAGGTGCGAACCGACACTCGCTTGCGCGACATCACGCAGCCCTCGGAGACACTTCGAGAAGCTCTTTTCTCGGCGCTCTTCAAGAGCGGCCCCGATCACTATTCACCGGTCGACTCCAGCAGCATCATGTCGCTTACGCTCGATGATTTGCGGACGTTCGCGACACGCGCGTTTCGTGCATCGAACGCAACGGTCGTCTTGACCGGCGACGTCAATCAGCAATTGGCAGAGGATGCAGTCATCGGCCGCACCGATACGAGCGCCCCGGAACCGACCGCCAATTTTTCGAGCATCGTCTCGCAAACGCCGCAGAGCGTCACGCGCACGGGCCCTGTCCCCGGCTTTGGTTTCGCCTGGAGTGGTCCGCCGATCAAAGATGAACGCGCCGCGACCGCCTTGGATTTCCTCGCCGACTACCTCTTCGATCCGGATTCCGGCGTCGTTTCACGTCAGCTCGACGACATCGACGCATCGATCGACGCGCAATACGTGACGTACTACGATCCCGGTGTTTTTTACGTCGAAGCGACGGGTGGTCAAGCGACAGCTGCACGCGCACGAGTTGAGGCCGCGCTTGCAGCGATGCGCAAACCGCTCGATCGCCAGACGTTTGAGGTCGCGCGGCGTTTGTTCGAATATCACGTCATGAGCGACGTAGCGACACCGCTGTCGCTTGCAGACAACTTCGGGTGGTACGCTCTCGAAGGAAACGCAGCTTACGCGCCGGGCGCGGATCTCGACGCAGGACGCTACTTCGCATCGATTCGCGCGCTGACGCCGGAGATCGTCGCAGAAACCGTTACAAAATATCTCAGCGCGTCTCCGCCGGCGACCGCGGAGCTCGAGGTGCGGGCGAAATGA
- a CDS encoding insulinase family protein translates to MMRAILALALIAALGLPAAAAVDKYPATTMIENVPAQVDPSAALAGVQIMLPGGLDRQGGQQNGFAALLAEVIAQTPVPGGERPLPLRSAISASGANLTVSVEPQYVRYYVEGSPTTIRAALALLGGALAAPDFSHATISRARKTLASRIIDANESPFGVLSEMLRRSYYAGSGAGYAPLGSLSVVSNAGSVALKKFWSDNYRSGGATIAAAGRVDADVARAAQAVVARLPAGSPASLTQKTLAPTDPPTRIVTHRDVALPWVGVGFAAPTPGAKDFASMLVVQAIVSTLGQTDSIVSRPALFRPINAIYQYEVKPANFIIYASGTGIGTSAGWREIFQATDVLAAKQLDASVIERYRTLARGQFVIDNMTLEDRSALVGWVARMGLDPDYPNSVLDAIDAVTPSDVQRVVKEYLQKYTFALVLPRTQEQH, encoded by the coding sequence ATGATGCGCGCTATTCTCGCGCTTGCGCTCATCGCCGCCCTCGGATTGCCCGCTGCGGCCGCCGTCGATAAGTATCCGGCGACGACAATGATCGAGAATGTGCCGGCGCAAGTCGATCCCTCCGCCGCGCTCGCCGGCGTGCAGATCATGCTTCCGGGCGGCCTCGATCGCCAAGGCGGCCAGCAAAACGGTTTCGCGGCACTTCTTGCCGAGGTAATTGCGCAAACGCCGGTACCGGGTGGCGAACGTCCGTTGCCGTTGCGCAGCGCAATCTCCGCTTCTGGTGCGAACTTGACGGTCAGCGTCGAGCCGCAATACGTGCGCTACTACGTGGAGGGTTCGCCCACGACGATTCGTGCTGCTCTTGCGCTCTTAGGCGGCGCGCTCGCAGCGCCGGATTTCTCGCACGCGACGATTTCGCGCGCACGAAAGACGCTCGCGTCGCGCATCATCGACGCCAATGAGAGTCCATTCGGCGTCCTTTCGGAGATGCTGCGGCGTTCGTACTATGCGGGTAGCGGCGCAGGCTACGCACCGCTCGGTTCGCTATCGGTCGTTTCGAACGCGGGCTCCGTGGCGCTCAAGAAATTCTGGTCGGATAACTATCGGAGCGGTGGCGCAACGATCGCCGCTGCAGGCCGCGTCGATGCGGACGTTGCGCGCGCCGCGCAAGCCGTCGTCGCGCGGCTGCCCGCGGGTTCGCCGGCTTCGCTCACGCAGAAGACGCTGGCGCCGACCGATCCGCCGACGCGCATCGTCACCCATCGCGACGTCGCGTTGCCGTGGGTCGGCGTCGGATTTGCGGCGCCTACGCCCGGCGCCAAAGATTTTGCGTCGATGCTGGTCGTTCAAGCCATCGTCTCGACGCTCGGGCAAACGGATTCGATCGTCAGCCGCCCGGCGCTCTTTCGCCCGATCAACGCGATCTATCAGTACGAAGTCAAGCCGGCGAACTTCATCATTTATGCGAGCGGAACCGGAATCGGAACGAGTGCCGGGTGGCGCGAGATCTTCCAAGCGACGGATGTGCTCGCGGCCAAGCAGTTGGATGCGTCGGTGATAGAGCGTTATCGAACGCTCGCGCGCGGCCAATTCGTGATCGACAATATGACGCTCGAGGATCGCTCTGCGCTCGTCGGCTGGGTCGCGCGCATGGGCCTGGATCCGGACTATCCGAACAGCGTGCTCGACGCAATCGACGCGGTGACGCCGTCCGACGTGCAGCGCGTCGTCAAAGAGTACTTGCAGAAGTATACGTTTGCGCTCGTTTTGCCGCGTACACAAGAACAACACTGA
- a CDS encoding glycosyltransferase has translation MSVALVHDYLNQRGGAERVFAHIARAWPDAPVYTALYDERQCGDLVPASRVHTSFLQRVPLGNRFFRALAPLYPAAFESFDLSAYGLIVSSTTAWAKGVRTAPNSVHVCYINTPSRFLFAYDRYVGGFGVRNIARPLVASLAAWDRRAALRPTAFIANSRNVAERVRRYYGREAFVLPCPADVERFTPGRGEGDYFLVLSRLLPYKAIDRAIDAAALAGVKLRVAGSGPALDTLRARARGTTTEILGYVPDEQINALLGAALAVIVPGEEDFGLVPLEAAAAGRPAIALRAGGALETIVDGVTGVFFHEPSAASLARVLTDFEPSRFDPQQLRAHAEQFSPARFIERLRTMVGEIAQRSENGARRFVAPSQTETSNSERAQA, from the coding sequence CTGAGCGTCGCCCTCGTCCACGACTACCTCAATCAGCGCGGCGGCGCTGAGCGCGTTTTCGCGCACATTGCGCGCGCGTGGCCGGACGCGCCGGTATATACGGCGCTCTACGACGAACGGCAGTGCGGAGATCTCGTCCCCGCGAGTCGTGTGCACACTTCATTTCTCCAGCGCGTACCGCTGGGCAACCGCTTCTTTCGGGCGCTCGCGCCGCTCTATCCAGCCGCCTTCGAGAGCTTCGATCTCTCCGCATACGGATTGATCGTCAGCTCGACGACTGCATGGGCGAAAGGCGTTCGTACGGCGCCGAATTCCGTGCACGTCTGCTACATCAACACGCCGAGCCGCTTTCTGTTCGCGTACGACCGTTACGTCGGAGGTTTCGGCGTACGCAACATCGCGCGGCCGCTCGTCGCGTCGCTGGCTGCATGGGATCGGCGCGCCGCGTTACGTCCCACGGCCTTCATTGCGAACTCCCGCAACGTTGCCGAGCGTGTACGCCGCTACTACGGACGTGAGGCCTTCGTGCTTCCGTGCCCGGCCGATGTCGAGCGGTTCACGCCCGGCCGCGGTGAGGGTGATTATTTTCTCGTGCTCTCGCGGCTATTGCCGTATAAAGCTATCGATCGAGCCATCGATGCAGCTGCGCTCGCGGGCGTGAAGCTTCGCGTCGCCGGCAGCGGACCTGCGCTCGATACACTGCGCGCGCGCGCACGCGGCACGACGACCGAGATTCTCGGCTACGTTCCCGACGAGCAAATAAACGCGCTCCTTGGCGCGGCACTCGCGGTAATCGTCCCAGGTGAGGAGGATTTCGGGCTGGTTCCCCTCGAGGCGGCAGCCGCCGGGCGTCCGGCAATCGCGCTGCGTGCGGGCGGAGCGCTCGAAACGATCGTCGATGGCGTGACCGGCGTGTTTTTCCACGAGCCCAGCGCAGCATCGCTCGCTCGCGTGCTCACGGATTTCGAACCCTCGCGCTTCGATCCGCAGCAGTTGCGCGCGCACGCCGAGCAATTCTCACCCGCGCGCTTTATCGAGCGTCTACGCACGATGGTCGGCGAGATCGCGCAGCGCAGCGAGAATGGCGCGCGCCGGTTCGTCGCGCCGTCCCAAACCGAAACGAGTAATTCCGAGCGCGCGCAAGCGTAG
- a CDS encoding glycosyltransferase family 1 protein, with translation MRLAVDALNLRNDRRGMGRVVRSVLREAEKAGVDVTLLGIDKPTRSARRRDAYDVVWYPWNGIRFRAAAPSLAHIHDTFALHERVNWIARRRVQRPLRRAAREADRIATDSTWSAEQIERELRVSPERIVSIPLQPDAFFSPGEAESPQSLPSSPYVLMVGAGEPRKNARLLAGAFADAFGGRDVQLVVVGSLAPDAEGEARARAIALHIESRIDDTRLRDLYRGAACVAVPSLAEGFGLVVVEAQACGAPVVASNASALPEAAGNAALLVDPHDRAGWRDALREVIDDESVALRLRALGITRFGLGRRDEPARAILAALRDLADHRA, from the coding sequence GTGCGCCTCGCGGTCGATGCGCTCAATCTGCGCAACGATCGGCGCGGAATGGGACGTGTCGTTCGGAGCGTCTTGCGCGAGGCTGAGAAGGCCGGCGTCGACGTCACGCTGCTCGGCATCGACAAACCGACGCGCAGCGCGCGCCGGCGCGACGCTTATGACGTGGTGTGGTATCCGTGGAACGGCATTCGGTTTCGTGCCGCAGCGCCGTCGCTCGCGCACATTCACGACACCTTCGCATTGCATGAACGCGTCAATTGGATCGCACGACGTCGCGTACAAAGGCCGCTCCGGCGCGCAGCGCGCGAAGCGGATCGCATCGCGACCGATTCGACCTGGAGCGCGGAGCAGATCGAGCGGGAGCTGCGCGTAAGTCCCGAACGGATCGTCTCGATTCCGCTGCAGCCTGATGCTTTCTTCAGTCCTGGCGAGGCCGAATCACCGCAATCGCTTCCGTCGTCTCCGTACGTTCTGATGGTTGGAGCCGGCGAACCGCGGAAGAACGCCCGGCTCTTGGCCGGCGCGTTTGCTGACGCGTTTGGGGGTCGCGACGTGCAACTCGTCGTGGTCGGGTCACTCGCTCCGGATGCAGAGGGCGAAGCGCGTGCGCGCGCAATCGCCCTCCACATCGAATCCCGAATCGACGATACGCGTCTGCGCGATCTCTATCGCGGCGCAGCCTGCGTTGCGGTACCCTCGCTTGCCGAAGGCTTCGGCCTGGTAGTGGTTGAGGCGCAAGCCTGTGGTGCGCCTGTCGTTGCGTCGAATGCGAGCGCGTTACCCGAAGCTGCCGGTAACGCCGCTCTGCTCGTCGATCCGCACGATCGCGCCGGATGGCGCGACGCACTGCGCGAGGTTATCGACGACGAAAGCGTGGCGCTACGCTTGCGCGCGCTCGGAATTACTCGTTTCGGTTTGGGACGGCGCGACGAACCGGCGCGCGCCATTCTCGCTGCGCTGCGCGATCTCGCCGACCATCGTGCGTAG
- a CDS encoding type II CAAX endopeptidase family protein — protein MQNNSTFRRLPNSPASWPPNAFPIWASILALIGAMGIYFLTIIYLVHAFAIAPNVVHAEELTRGIVLAQVLSYVPIIAYIAWTLPWLADRPLGLILGPLHGRQIFAGFVGAILMWLSVTTVGAIQAGIVGHTPTQTAVKLFENAKPGIWLDVMAIVAVGLAPFAEELLFRGFIFNALWKRMPFSLSALGSGILFGLAHGQSAGIAPLAAGGIVLASVYARSGSLWSSMIAHGTFNGITLSLLLLAGIKT, from the coding sequence GTGCAGAACAACTCGACCTTTCGGCGTTTACCGAACTCTCCCGCGAGCTGGCCGCCTAACGCGTTCCCGATTTGGGCATCGATTCTTGCACTGATCGGCGCGATGGGGATCTACTTCCTCACGATTATTTACTTGGTGCACGCGTTCGCAATCGCGCCGAACGTTGTTCATGCCGAGGAGCTGACGCGAGGCATCGTCTTGGCGCAAGTGCTCAGTTACGTGCCGATTATCGCGTACATTGCGTGGACGCTGCCCTGGCTTGCTGATCGCCCGCTCGGTTTGATTCTCGGTCCTTTGCACGGACGCCAAATATTTGCCGGATTCGTTGGCGCGATCCTCATGTGGCTTTCCGTAACGACCGTCGGCGCGATTCAAGCCGGCATCGTCGGCCATACGCCGACGCAAACCGCGGTAAAGCTGTTCGAAAACGCAAAGCCCGGCATTTGGCTCGACGTGATGGCGATCGTCGCGGTCGGCTTGGCGCCGTTCGCGGAAGAGCTGCTCTTCCGCGGCTTCATCTTCAACGCGCTTTGGAAGCGAATGCCGTTCTCGCTCTCGGCGCTCGGGAGCGGAATACTTTTCGGGCTTGCGCATGGGCAATCGGCGGGGATTGCTCCGCTGGCGGCCGGCGGCATCGTGCTCGCCTCGGTGTACGCGCGCAGCGGATCGCTTTGGTCCTCGATGATTGCGCACGGAACGTTCAACGGCATCACGCTCTCGCTGCTGTTGCTCGCCGGAATCAAGACGTAG
- the rsmA gene encoding 16S rRNA (adenine(1518)-N(6)/adenine(1519)-N(6))-dimethyltransferase RsmA, with protein sequence METRQELRARGLRPKRRLGQHFLIDGAIAQRIATLTLDGGGSRILEIGAGTGTLTAALRERGAAVTAIEIDSSLVALLRDRRDLEGVEIIEADAMRFAFDDYASRGAWRIAANLPYNIGTPLVAELSKMHNPPERMVVMLQKDVVDRLVAGPSTPAYGSLSLVVRARMQVHRAFTIGRSHFYPRPNVDSSVVVLEPLTVRPNIEDFQRFDSIVKAAFAYRRKTLANSLSHALGIPRERTVAALKSLELDPEIRAEQLDLSAFTELSRELAA encoded by the coding sequence ATAGAAACTCGCCAGGAGCTACGAGCCCGCGGCCTCCGTCCGAAACGCCGGCTCGGTCAACACTTCCTGATCGATGGCGCGATCGCCCAGCGAATCGCGACGTTGACGCTCGACGGCGGCGGCTCACGCATCCTTGAAATCGGAGCCGGCACGGGCACGCTCACGGCCGCACTGCGCGAACGGGGCGCCGCTGTCACGGCGATCGAGATCGATTCTTCGCTAGTCGCGCTGCTTCGCGATAGGCGCGATCTCGAAGGCGTTGAGATCATCGAAGCCGATGCGATGCGTTTTGCATTTGATGATTACGCGTCGCGTGGAGCATGGCGCATCGCCGCGAACTTGCCGTACAACATCGGCACGCCGCTCGTTGCGGAACTGTCCAAAATGCACAATCCGCCCGAGCGCATGGTCGTAATGCTGCAAAAAGATGTCGTCGACCGGCTCGTGGCCGGCCCGTCGACGCCTGCCTACGGCAGTTTGAGTCTCGTCGTTCGGGCGCGCATGCAGGTGCATCGCGCATTCACGATCGGGCGTTCGCATTTCTATCCGCGTCCGAACGTCGATTCATCGGTCGTCGTTTTGGAGCCGCTGACGGTCCGGCCGAACATCGAAGATTTCCAGCGATTCGATTCGATCGTGAAGGCGGCTTTCGCATACCGTCGTAAGACCCTCGCGAACAGCCTGTCGCACGCGCTCGGAATCCCTCGCGAGCGCACCGTCGCCGCGCTGAAGTCTCTCGAGCTCGATCCGGAGATCCGTGCAGAACAACTCGACCTTTCGGCGTTTACCGAACTCTCCCGCGAGCTGGCCGCCTAA
- a CDS encoding 3D domain-containing protein gives MRFLATGMLSVGIVLPLVSVPIVQNRVVALAERSHTASVAHVSHWTQRIRVKTNPIIEHRLSIFLPPTRSKVVSAGTPTIREKILSFRRSDDNARVQVKVISSRIIQRGKPKVVISGILAYEHYAQLAKRGFEGTMRLANAALEMFATAYTADCYGCSGMTKSGVHAGFGVVAVDPRVIPLGTHLYIKGYGPAIAGDTGGAIRGNRIDLGFDSSAAAFEFGARPVHVYILK, from the coding sequence ATGCGGTTTCTCGCCACAGGCATGCTATCGGTAGGTATCGTGCTTCCGCTCGTCTCCGTTCCCATCGTGCAGAATAGGGTCGTCGCACTAGCCGAGCGGTCGCATACTGCCAGCGTCGCGCACGTCTCGCATTGGACGCAGCGCATACGGGTCAAAACGAATCCGATCATCGAACATCGCCTTTCGATTTTTCTTCCGCCGACGCGATCGAAAGTCGTAAGCGCCGGAACGCCGACGATTCGCGAAAAAATTCTGTCATTTCGGCGTTCGGACGACAATGCGCGTGTACAAGTGAAAGTCATATCGTCACGCATAATTCAGCGTGGAAAGCCGAAAGTCGTCATCAGCGGCATTTTGGCGTACGAACATTACGCGCAGCTTGCAAAACGCGGTTTTGAAGGCACGATGCGCCTCGCAAACGCCGCGCTTGAAATGTTCGCTACGGCTTATACCGCCGATTGTTACGGATGTTCCGGGATGACGAAGTCGGGCGTGCACGCCGGATTCGGTGTTGTCGCCGTCGATCCACGCGTGATTCCGCTGGGCACGCATCTGTACATCAAGGGTTACGGTCCCGCGATCGCGGGCGACACCGGTGGAGCAATTCGAGGCAATCGCATCGATCTGGGCTTCGATTCATCGGCAGCGGCGTTTGAGTTCGGTGCACGTCCCGTGCACGTGTACATCCTGAAATAG
- a CDS encoding glycosyltransferase: protein MSDSPVASPFAGKVEGERRYDSTIVNRPSNPGVGAQLLLRMKIGIFSECYHPIANGVVASIDALCDGLRIAGHDAFVVAPSGRSAVCVPSLPLPTRTAYRLVLPLLDRRARAHVRSFDVIHTHSPFVTGWMGVRLARRHGIPLVFTYHTQLEEYAHYVPFERTATRRAATTLTRTYANLADRVIVPTSAMEARLRGLGVTAPIAVIPTGIDVERFAAGRRSDTLRARFGASKLVLLVSRLAREKNIDLAIQALGGLEDPGVHLALAGDGPERAGLAELARAAGVEERVHFLGHIPRMELPDLYASCDAFVFPSFTETQGLVLAEALVCGLPVVAVDTPQSRDALEGHGLLVSPHSDAVAWGIGEALRIEPNQSAAHLALKRFSLGLQADRTIEIYQGLLAERRTA from the coding sequence GTGAGTGATTCCCCAGTGGCGTCGCCCTTCGCAGGGAAGGTGGAGGGCGAACGGCGGTACGATAGCACAATCGTAAACCGTCCGTCAAATCCGGGTGTCGGAGCCCAGCTGTTGCTACGTATGAAGATCGGGATATTTTCTGAGTGTTACCATCCGATTGCGAACGGTGTCGTCGCTAGCATCGACGCGCTCTGCGATGGTCTACGAATTGCAGGACACGATGCATTTGTTGTTGCTCCGTCCGGTCGCTCCGCAGTTTGCGTGCCGTCGCTTCCGTTGCCGACGCGAACGGCATATCGTCTCGTTCTTCCGTTACTCGATCGACGTGCGCGCGCGCACGTAAGAAGCTTCGACGTAATTCACACGCACTCGCCGTTTGTTACTGGATGGATGGGCGTGCGTTTAGCGCGCAGACACGGCATTCCACTCGTGTTTACGTATCATACGCAGCTTGAAGAATACGCGCATTACGTTCCGTTCGAGCGGACCGCGACGCGCCGCGCTGCGACGACTTTGACGCGCACGTACGCGAACTTAGCCGACAGGGTTATCGTCCCGACATCCGCGATGGAGGCTCGGCTCCGGGGGCTCGGGGTAACTGCTCCGATTGCAGTCATCCCGACCGGCATCGACGTCGAACGCTTTGCCGCCGGCCGGCGCAGTGACACACTCCGCGCACGCTTCGGGGCCTCGAAGCTTGTTCTGCTCGTTTCGCGCCTGGCACGAGAGAAGAACATCGATCTCGCGATTCAAGCGCTGGGGGGCCTCGAGGATCCCGGCGTTCACCTGGCCCTGGCCGGAGACGGTCCGGAGCGGGCAGGGCTGGCAGAGCTGGCCCGCGCGGCGGGTGTCGAGGAGCGGGTTCATTTCCTCGGCCACATCCCCCGGATGGAATTGCCGGATCTCTATGCCTCCTGCGATGCGTTCGTCTTTCCGAGCTTCACCGAGACGCAGGGCCTCGTGCTGGCCGAAGCGCTGGTCTGTGGGCTTCCCGTCGTCGCCGTGGACACTCCGCAGAGCCGGGACGCGCTGGAGGGCCACGGACTGCTCGTTAGCCCACACTCAGATGCCGTGGCGTGGGGGATCGGCGAGGCACTTCGTATTGAACCGAATCAGAGTGCCGCGCATTTGGCACTCAAGCGGTTTAGTCTTGGATTACAGGCTGACCGCACCATAGAAATCTACCAGGGGCTCCTGGCGGAGCGGAGGACAGCCTGA